The window TCCCTGGTGCTGTTCGCCGCCGGAAAGCCCAGCGTGGCGACGGCAGCGCTGCAAGTGTCGCTGGCCGAAATCCTGTACGACCAGGCCGACTATCGGTCGGCCATGCGGATCTATCTCCGCGCGACCGAATGCGACGATGCGAAGGTCCGCGACCGGGCCCGCGCGGGCACGATCCGGGCCGCGCTGCGCATCGCCGAATTCGGCATCGCGGCAACGCAGCTGTCGCCGCTTCGTGCGGGGAGTGCGGCCGACCCCGACGTCCTGGCCCTGGCCGGCGACACGCTGTGGGCCTCGGGCCGTTTCGACGAGGCCGAATCGGCCTATCGTGATTCCCTGGCGCTCGACGCGGCGAATGCCCGCGGGCACAACGGGATGGCGCGGGCGCTGGCGTCCAAGAGCCAGCTCGACGCCGCGCTCGACGAGGTCTACGCGGCGCTTCGCTCGACGCCCGGTGATCCGGAGCTGCAGCACACGCTGGGATCGGTACTCGAGCGGATGCGGCGGTACCCGGATGCGGTGGTTGCGTACGAGATCTTCATGAACACGCTGCCGCACTCGGGACAGGCCGAGTCGGGGTGGTGGACACGCAACCACGTGGCGTTCCTCAAGTCCTTCAACGGCACCGTGCCGTTCGAGATCGTGTCCCGCGACGACCGTCGTCGTCACGTGATCGACTTCCGCCTCGAGAACGGGAAGGTGATCGTGAAGGCGAGCGTCAACGGCAGCCGGCCGATGGACTTCGCGATCGACACGGGTGCCGAGCAGACGGTCGTGACCGAGAAGACGGCCCGGAAGCTGGGGCTCCGGCCGATGCTCCAGACCCTGTCGGCAGGCGTGGGGCTGTACGGGATGCGCGGGCT of the Vicinamibacterales bacterium genome contains:
- a CDS encoding aspartyl protease family protein; this encodes MTPRTKLAVAIFVIVPALSLVLFAAGKPSVATAALQVSLAEILYDQADYRSAMRIYLRATECDDAKVRDRARAGTIRAALRIAEFGIAATQLSPLRAGSAADPDVLALAGDTLWASGRFDEAESAYRDSLALDAANARGHNGMARALASKSQLDAALDEVYAALRSTPGDPELQHTLGSVLERMRRYPDAVVAYEIFMNTLPHSGQAESGWWTRNHVAFLKSFNGTVPFEIVSRDDRRRHVIDFRLENGKVIVKASVNGSRPMDFAIDTGAEQTVVTEKTARKLGLRPMLQTLSAGVGLYGMRGLLVGKIQALEIGTLTVKNIPCLIKSPALRGLPVDETNGISPVALGLSMTVDYRNRRLTIGEPDSVGDGIVAELPLRLNRLATVRGDVNGNPASFIVDTGGEAISLNESTARGLFKPDDRRRIKLLVYGASGWDPDAYLLPGVNLAFGDVTLANQPVMVLNLRAPSVLLGYEIGGIVGYRFLSKYRVEFDLKQSLLRLRTL